The sequence below is a genomic window from Rhizobium gallicum bv. gallicum R602sp.
CCCTTCTGGCTGAGCTGGTAGAGGCGGTTGACGCCGGTGGTGGTTTCTTCCGTGACGCCCTTGATCGCATCACGCTGCTTCGTGAACCAGCCCGGTGAAGCGGCAAGACGCTTCTTGATCTGTGCGAAGAGGATCTCTTCTTCTTCGGAATGCGGGTGCGAGAGTACATCTTCGCCGGCTTCGGCACGCGCGCCGAGCAGGATGTACATGGTGGCATCGCCACCATCGTCGAGGATCATGTTGGAGAGGCCGCCATCGGCCCACTGGAAGATCTTGTCGGTGTAGACCCAGTAATCTTCGAGCGACTCGCCCTTGACGGCAAAAACCGGTACGCCCGATGCGGCGATTGCGGCAGCGGCATGGTCCTGGGTCGAAAAGATGTTGCAGGAAGCCCAACGGACTTCTGCGCCGAGCGCGGCGAGCGTTTCGATCAGAACGGCCGTCTGGATCGTCATGTGCAGCGAGCCGGTGATGCGCGCGCCCTTCAGCGGCTTTGACGGGCCGAATTCGGCGCGACAAGACATGAGGCCCGGCATTTCAGTTTCGGCGATCGAAATTTCCTTGCGGCCGAAATCCGCCAGACCGATATCGGCGACGACATAATCTCTTTCAGTGCTCATCGAGGTCTCCAGCTGAAAAGCGTCTCATAAGCGCGCAGTTGACGGCGCGATAGCTCGAACGCGTGCATTGACGCACGGCCATGCCCGCCGTGTAGCAGGCTTCGCATGCGATGGCAATAAGGATATAAAGAAGTCTTTATATGTTTATATGAAGCCTGGAAGGCTACATTTCTTCGCCGAACTTGTCCTGAACCAATTGATCCAATGCGTTCAGCGCTTCGGCCGCCTGATTGCCGCTCGCAGAAACGAGAACTGTCGTGCCCGGACTCGCGGCAAGCATCATCAAGCCCATGATCGAGGTGCCGCCGACTGTCATTCCGTCCTTGGAGACAGTAACGGCAGCGTCGAATGTTTCGACCATTTGGACGAATTTGGCGGAGGCGCGCGCGTGAAGGCCGCGCTTGTTTACGATGAGCAGTTCCCGGGAAAACGAGGTCATGGCGGGACTTGTTTTCATCATTTGCCACTCAGAACGCGGCTGGCGACGTTGATGTATTTCCGCCCGGCCTCCGACGCTTCGACGAGCGCCTTTTCCATGTTGTTTTCGCCACGCACGCCAGCAAGTTTGATCAGCATCGGCAAGTTCATGCCGGCAATCACTTCGGTATGACCGCTGCTCATGACCGAAATAGCGAGATTGGAAGGAGTACCCCCGAACATATCGGTCAGGATGACGACGCCGTGGCCGTCGTCCGCGCTAGAGACCGCCTGCAGGATATCCTGTCGTCTCTGATCCATATCGTCTTCGGGGCCGATGCAGACCGTCTCGATAAATTTCTGAGGACCGACGACATGCTCTACAGCATGACGAAACTCTTCAGCCAGCTTGCCATGAGTGACAAGCACAAGTCCGATCATGATTCAACTGCTCCCAATGGCATATAAACGGTGGCCCCAATATCGCAACGCAGCAATCGCGTCCACCGGTGGGGGCACATCTTGGCCATCAAAAGCCGAAGTGCAAGATAAAAATGCAGGCATATGCGGCGAATGCGCCTATGCAGCAGGCATTATCGGCCGATGTCCGGTGCCATTGCCATCAAAATCGCGAGAGGTACTGGAGCGTTTGGCAGCAAGCGCAGAGCCGGCAGCGAAAAGCCTTCTGCGAATTGAGCGACGTCGTTTTCAGGCGGCAGACGATTTTCGCCCGACGTACTGCCGGGCAGCACGGCATAATGCATCGGGGCGAGCGGAACGCTTTCGCACTTGACGATGCCGGTACCGCGCAGCTCGATCAAACCAGAGATTGCGGACGGTCGTTCAGCGATCATCTGTCCGTCGCGTTTCGACAGAAATACCTGATCGTCGGCGACCAGTGAGGCGGGCAGCCCCATCCGTTTGGCTTCCGTGATGCACGTGAATGCCAGCATGGATTTACCCCAGCCGGAGGGGCCAACAAAGAGCAGGCCGGTCTTGTTGACGACGATCGCCGTGGCGTTGATGTTGAAAGTTGCGCCCGTCATGATGACACCGAGACTGCGGGGAGGGCCAGAATGAAGCGGGCGCCAAGCACATCTGCCCTTTCTGCATCGATGATGTTTTCGGCACGCAACGAGCCGCCATGGGCCTCTGCGATCTGACGGCTGATCGACAGGCCAAGACCGGAATTTTGCCCGAACCCTTCTGACTCGGGCCGGTCGGTATAGAAGCGCTCGAAGATGCGGTCGATATTTTCGGCCTGGATGCCCGGACCGTTGTCTTCGATATAGACAATGCAGCGCGACCGGGTGCGGAACAGCCGGACGGTGATCTTGCCGCCTTCATCCGGAACGAAGGAGCGGGCATTCTCGATGAGGTTGGTAATGATCT
It includes:
- a CDS encoding HPr family phosphocarrier protein, encoding MTSFSRELLIVNKRGLHARASAKFVQMVETFDAAVTVSKDGMTVGGTSIMGLMMLAASPGTTVLVSASGNQAAEALNALDQLVQDKFGEEM
- a CDS encoding PTS sugar transporter subunit IIA, with product MIGLVLVTHGKLAEEFRHAVEHVVGPQKFIETVCIGPEDDMDQRRQDILQAVSSADDGHGVVILTDMFGGTPSNLAISVMSSGHTEVIAGMNLPMLIKLAGVRGENNMEKALVEASEAGRKYINVASRVLSGK
- a CDS encoding HPr kinase/phosphorylase, whose translation is MTGATFNINATAIVVNKTGLLFVGPSGWGKSMLAFTCITEAKRMGLPASLVADDQVFLSKRDGQMIAERPSAISGLIELRGTGIVKCESVPLAPMHYAVLPGSTSGENRLPPENDVAQFAEGFSLPALRLLPNAPVPLAILMAMAPDIGR